Proteins from a genomic interval of Bos mutus isolate GX-2022 chromosome 15, NWIPB_WYAK_1.1, whole genome shotgun sequence:
- the LOC102273114 gene encoding LOW QUALITY PROTEIN: olfactory receptor 2AG1 (The sequence of the model RefSeq protein was modified relative to this genomic sequence to represent the inferred CDS: inserted 1 base in 1 codon), protein MEHWNSTLGSGFILLGILNNSGFPGLLCATVSVLYMLALTSNGLLLLVITMDAWLHVPMYLLLRQLSLMDLLFTSVVTPKAIIDFLPSENTISFXGCALQMFLALTVGGAEDLLLAFMAYDRYVAICHPLNYMVLMRPRVYWLMMATPWVLASLNALCHTLYTMHFPFCRSRKINHLLCEIPPLLKLACEDASRYELMLYVTGVTFLIPPLVAILASYTLILLTVLHMPSNEGRQKALVTCSSHLTVVGMFYGAATFMYVLPSSLHSPKQDNIISVFYTMVTPALNPLIYSLRNKEVMGALRRVLQKYML, encoded by the exons ATGGAGCACTGGAACTCCACCCTGGGAAGTGGCTTCATATTGTTGGGGATTCTGAATAACAGTGGGTTTCCTGGGCTGCTCTGTGCCACAGTCTCAGTCCTGTACATGCTGGCCCTCACCAGCAATGGCCTGCTGCTCCTGGTCATCACAATGGATGCCTGGCTCCACGTGCCCATGTACCTCCTGCTCAGGCAGCTCTCTCTCATGGACCTCCTCTTCACATCTGTTGTCACTCCCAAGGCCATCATAGATTTTCTGCCCAGTGAAAACACCATCTCCT GGGGCTGTGCCCTTCAAATGTTCCTGGCACTGACAGTGGGTGGTGCAGAGGACCTCCTACTGGCCTTCATGGCCTATGACAGGTATGTGGCCATTTGTCATCCTCTGAACTACATGGTCCTCATGAGGCCAAGGGTCTACTGGCTCATGATGGCCACACCCTGGGTCCTGGCCTCCTTGAATGCGTTATGTCATACCCTGTATACCATGCACTTCCCTTTCTGCAGGTCCCGGAAAATCAACCACCTACTCTGTGAGATTCCACCTCTATTGAAGTTGGCCTGTGAAGATGCCTCTAGATATGAACTCATGTTGTATGTGACTGGTGTGACCTTCCTGATTCCACCTCTTGTTGCTATTCTTGCCTCCTACACACTAATCCTACTTACTGTGCTCCACATGCCCTCAAATGAAGGGAGGCAGAAAGCCCTGGTCACCTGCTCTTCCCACCTGACTGTGGTTGGGATGTTCTATGGAGCTGCCACATTCATGTATGTTCTGCCCAGTTCCCTGCACAGCCCCAAGCAGGACAACATCATCTCTGTCTTCTACACGATGGTCACCCCAGCCCTGAACCCCCTCATCTACAGCCTGAGGAATAAAGAGGTTATGGGGGCCTTGAGGAGGGTCCTACAAAAATATATGCTATGA